A genomic region of Stigmatopora nigra isolate UIUO_SnigA chromosome 16, RoL_Snig_1.1, whole genome shotgun sequence contains the following coding sequences:
- the vill gene encoding villin-1 — protein MMNESNKDPFRSVNRKPGLQIWTINKLQMVPVVPHNFGNFFEGDCYIILHMSQNLGTADIHYWIGKASSQDEQGSAAIYVSQLDEHLGGAPVQHREVQGYESPRFKSYFKNGVIYKKGGVASGFDHVDTNTYNVQRLLHVKGRKHVTATEVDVSWKSFNTGDIFLLDLGKSIVQWNGEKSNRREKLKATLLAQDIRDRERGGRAQIGVVEGGDERDSPELMKTMTDALGQRSAPVKTAVPDDDTLQPHNAPVRLYHIFDVSGNLVVQEVATQPLTQDLLQSSDCYLLDNGGSSVMVWKGKTSSKEERQGAMNRAVGYIKAKNYPASTRVEVMCEGGESAMFKHLFKSWRDKNTTRGLGNTHSLGKIAKVNQVKFDVLELHGHPELAAQQRMVDDGSGDVKVWRIEDLELAEVEPRSYGQFYGGDCYLVLYTYRVSSREQHILYMWQGRHATKDEVTACAYQAVHIDVKYNGTPVQVRVAMGKEPRHFLAIFKGKLIIFEGGTGRPGVVNPVAGARLFQVRGTNELNTKATEVPARASSLNSNDVFLLDSDHSCLLWYGKGCSGDERLMGKALADVFSKREKQVVMEGQESAEFWVALGGKAPYASDKSFQVEDPPHSPRLFECSNQTGQFRMTEVADFAQSDLDEEDVMLLDTWEEVFLWMGVSANEYETKEAWSCAQEYLRTHPAGRDPDTPMISVKQGCEPPTFTGWFNAWDPHKWSGGKSYNEIKKELNEEASLSQVSINLNNTTLNSGRGGNQAPGGPTSPPLVYKSHLGDSSPHTTSPTTSYPFSGDYLAPEVLVNKPASELPPGVDPCHKENFLSDADFERLLGVDRLEFQRLPTWRQNELKKKAGLF, from the exons ATGATGAATGAGAGCAATAAAGATCCCTTTAGGAGTGTCAACAGAAAACCCGGCTTGCAGATATGGACCATTAAC AAGCTGCAAATGGTACCTGTGGTGCCCCACAATTTTGGAAACTTCTTTGAGGGCGATTGTTATATTATTCTGCAT ATGAGTCAGAACTTGGGCACGGCCGACATCCACTACTGGATCGGAAAAGCTTCATCACAGGACGAGCAGGGCTCGGCAGCCATTTACGTCTCCCAGCTGGACGAACACTTGGGAGGGGCGCCGGTGCAGCACAGGGAGGTGCAGGGATACGAGTCGCCTCGCTTCAAGAGTTACTTCAAAAATGGCGTCAT CTACAAAAAGGGAGGTGTGGCTTCAGGTTTTGACCACGTGGACACCAACACCTACAACGTCCAGCGCCTGCTGCATGTCAAGGGTCGCAAGCATGTCACGGCCACAGAG GTTGATGTATCATGGAAAAGCTTTAATACAGGCGACATCTTCCTGCTGGATTTAGGAAAAAGCATCGTGCAGTGGAATGGAGAGAAGAGCAATAGAAGGGAAAAGCTCAAG GCCACTTTGCTGGCTCAGGATATCCGTGACCGCGAGCGAGGTGGCCGGGCTCAAATCGGAGTCGTGGAGGGCGGGGACGAGCGCGACTCACCCGAACTCATGAAAACAATGACGGACGCACTGGGTCAAAGGAGCGCCCCGGTCAAGACCGCCGTGCCCGACGATGACACCCTCCAGCCGCACAATGCCCCCGTTAGGCTCTACCA TATCTTCGATGTCAGTGGGAATTTGGTCGTCCAAGAGGTGGCCACACAGCCCTTAACCCAAGATCTACTTCAGTCCTCT GACTGTTACCTCTTGGACAACGGGGGCTCCAGCGTGATGGTATGGAAAGGAAAAACCTCTTCCAAAGAGGAGAGACAGGGCGCCATGAACCGGGCGGTG GGTTATATTAAAGCCAAGAACTACCCGGCGAGTACCAGAGTGGAGGTGATGTGCGAGGGTGGCGAGTCAGCCATGTTTAAGCACCTGTTCAAGAGCTGGAGGGACAAGAATACGACGCGGGGATTGGGCAACACGCATAGTCTGGGAAAGATAG CAAAGGTCAACCAGGTAAAGTTTGACGTGCTGGAACTCCACGGACATCCCGAACTGGCGGCGCAGCAACGCATGGTGGACGACGGCTCGGGAGACGTCAAG GTGTGGCGTATCGAGGATTTGGAACTGGCAGAGGTCGAGCCGAGATCCTACGGACAGTTCTACGGAGGAGACTGCTATTTGGTGCTGTACACGTATCGGGTTTCAAGCCGGGAGCAGCATATTCTCTACATGTGGCAG GGACGCCATGCCACGAAAGACGAGGTGACGGCGTGCGCGTATCAGGCGGTGCATATTGATGTCAAGTATAACGGCACCCCTGTGCAAGTCAGGGTGGCTATGGGAAAGGAGCCCCGACATTTCCTGGCCATTTTTAAAGGCAAACTTATCATCTTTGAG GGCGGTACTGGTCGACCCGGCGTGGTCAACCCCGTGGCCGGAGCCAGACTCTTCCAGGTCCGGGGGACTAATGAATTAAATACCAAGGCAACCGAGGTACCGGCTAGAGCATCGTCTCTCAACTCCAACGATGTTTTCCTGCTTGACAGTGATCACTCTTGCCTCCTGTGGTACGGAAAG GGTTGCAGCGGGGACGAGAGGTTAATGGGCAAAGCCCTTGCTGACGTCTTCTCCAAGCGGGAAAAGCAGGTGGTCATGGAAGGTCAGGAATCTGCGGAATTCTGGGTAGCCTTGGGAGGGAAGGCTCCTTATGCTAGTGACAAGAG CTTCCAGGTGGAGGACCCTCCTCACAGCCCTCGTCTTTTTGAATGCTCCAATCAGACGGGTCAGTTTAGGATGACCGAGGTGGCCGACTTTGCACAGAGCGATCTTGATGAGGAGGATGTCATGCTGCTGGATACCTGGGAGGAG GTTTTCTTGTGGATGGGCGTCTCCGCCAACGAGTACGAGACCAAAGAAGCGTGGAGCTGCGCCCAGGAGTATCTGCGAACCCACCCGGCGGGCCGCGACCCGGACACGCCCATGATTTCTGTCAAACAGGGTTGCGAACCGCCTACGTTCACGGGCTGGTTTAATGCATGGGACCCCCACAAGTGGAGT GGCGGAAAGTCCTACAATGAGATTAAGAAGGAGCTGAACGAAGAGGCGTCACTCTCTCAAGTCAGTATT AACCTGAACAACACCACTTTGAATTCGGGCAGAGGTGGTAACCAGGCTCCCGGGGGCCCCACGAGCCCCCCGCTGGTCTACAAGAGTCATTTAGGGGACTCATCACCCCACACCACTAGCCCGACCACGTCATACCCTTTCTCTGGAGACTACCTGGCTCCAGAGGTCCTCGTCAACAAGCCAGCTTCGGAACTCCCCCCGGGGGTGGATCCCTGCCACAAAGAG AACTTCTTGTCGGATGCTGACTTTGAGCGGCTGCTCGGCGTGGACCGCCTGGAATTCCAGCGGCTGCCGACGTGGCGACAAAACGAGCTGAAAAAGAAAGCGGGGCTTTTTTAA